In Paenibacillus sp. FSL M7-0420, a single genomic region encodes these proteins:
- a CDS encoding response regulator codes for MLGVLIVDDELLMRIGLKSIIQWEDEGFTILGEAANGREALELAGTHRPDLIITDIKMPVMDGLELIREARRLDIGGQFVILSCLDEFQYAQEALRLGAADYLIKSDMKPQELVHVLETVKKRAVRLSAGSSSAMPPGSYKESIEHLKETLFKEVLSGFKGAEEVLARREALHIRLPDGPMVLMKLRINRFDQLRRKYVEQDEKLLRYSVANILEEILPRKRAKEIIVMNSAEYVLLLDLGEEGQIVRAEIERAAAKIQAAMKDFLKLTLSIGVSGPAPGFDGLKRAYQEADMALDELFFASGSGLSFYDKARSRQRSGERLFIDKPCMRKFRQDTESGSEGALAFLNSLKDTMLLEGCTKQAARSTYIRMLGAILSCFPALPEPNEAGLTVYESILHEESLEGLHQTVAGYLEQCRAQMSEGQSSRSYAEQASELMMQLYTEDISLQSVAEQINVNASYLSRVFKQETGENFVSFLTRLRMEKAKSLLRDRNIKVYEVAERVGYPNTAYFSKLFKKLNSMSPEEYRG; via the coding sequence ATGCTGGGTGTGCTTATCGTGGATGACGAGCTGCTGATGCGTATCGGCCTGAAATCGATTATTCAATGGGAAGATGAGGGATTTACGATTCTGGGGGAGGCCGCAAACGGGCGCGAAGCGCTGGAACTGGCCGGGACGCACCGGCCGGATCTGATTATTACGGATATCAAAATGCCGGTGATGGACGGTCTGGAGCTGATCCGGGAGGCCCGGCGGCTGGACATCGGCGGGCAATTCGTCATTCTTAGCTGTCTGGATGAATTCCAGTATGCGCAGGAGGCGCTCAGGCTCGGGGCGGCGGACTATCTGATCAAGAGCGATATGAAGCCGCAAGAGCTGGTGCATGTGCTGGAGACGGTTAAGAAGCGGGCGGTCCGCCTCTCCGCAGGCAGCTCCTCCGCAATGCCGCCCGGCTCCTACAAGGAGAGCATCGAGCATTTGAAGGAGACACTGTTCAAGGAGGTGCTGAGCGGCTTCAAGGGAGCCGAAGAGGTGCTCGCCCGGCGTGAAGCGCTGCATATCCGCCTGCCGGACGGGCCGATGGTGCTGATGAAGCTGCGGATCAACCGGTTTGACCAGCTGCGGCGCAAGTACGTGGAGCAGGATGAGAAGCTGCTGCGCTATTCGGTGGCGAATATTCTGGAAGAGATCCTGCCCCGCAAGCGGGCGAAGGAGATCATCGTCATGAATTCCGCGGAATATGTGCTGCTGCTCGATCTCGGAGAGGAAGGCCAGATTGTCCGCGCGGAGATCGAGCGCGCCGCCGCCAAGATCCAGGCGGCGATGAAGGATTTCCTGAAGCTGACCCTGTCGATCGGGGTCAGCGGTCCGGCTCCCGGCTTTGACGGCCTGAAGCGGGCCTATCAGGAGGCGGACATGGCGCTTGACGAGCTGTTCTTCGCCAGCGGGAGCGGCCTGTCCTTCTATGATAAGGCCAGGAGCCGTCAGAGAAGCGGGGAGCGGCTGTTCATCGACAAGCCTTGCATGCGGAAGTTCAGGCAGGATACCGAGAGCGGAAGCGAAGGGGCGCTTGCCTTCCTGAACAGCCTGAAGGATACTATGCTGCTGGAGGGATGCACGAAGCAGGCGGCGCGTTCGACCTACATACGGATGCTTGGGGCGATTCTGTCCTGCTTCCCGGCGCTTCCCGAGCCGAATGAAGCCGGGCTTACGGTGTACGAAAGCATTCTCCATGAAGAGAGTCTGGAGGGGCTGCACCAGACCGTCGCCGGTTATCTGGAGCAGTGCAGAGCGCAGATGTCGGAGGGGCAATCCTCCCGGAGTTATGCAGAGCAAGCGAGTGAGCTGATGATGCAGCTCTACACAGAGGATATCTCGCTGCAGTCGGTAGCGGAGCAGATTAACGTGAACGCCTCTTATCTCAGCAGGGTATTCAAGCAGGAGACCGGCGAGAATTTCGTCAGCTTCCTGACCCGGCTTCGTATGGAGAAGGCCAAGAGCCTGCTCAGGGACAGGAACATTAAGGTCTATGAGGTTGCTGAGCGTGTGGGTTATCCGAACACCGCGTACTTCAGCAAGCTGTTCAAGAAGCTGAACAGTATGAGTCCGGAGGAATATCGGGGCTAG
- a CDS encoding carbohydrate ABC transporter permease → MNQPVKRKIGAKTWNEWSWGWFLIAPTMIGLIVLNFIPIVQTAYLSFFKSGDFGRGNIYIGGENYRKLIHDPQVWHAVGNTLLYTLLVVPVSIAIAMLVAVLLNGKLAGRSLYRTIYFIPMVAAPAAVTMVWRWMYNQHYGLINYGLSKLGLPAVNWTTDPRVAILSIAVIGIWSVIGYNMVLLLAGLQEIPKDYYEASDIDGASRVRQFFVITLPLVTPTLFFVVVTTIIQAMQVFDVIYMMIDVSNPAYDHTVSLVYLFYNNSFKYSNKGYGSAIVMVLLALIMIITFFQMRAQKKWVNYM, encoded by the coding sequence ATGAATCAACCCGTCAAGAGGAAAATAGGAGCCAAAACCTGGAATGAATGGTCCTGGGGCTGGTTCCTGATCGCGCCAACGATGATCGGCCTTATCGTCCTCAACTTCATTCCAATAGTGCAGACCGCTTACCTTAGCTTCTTCAAGAGCGGAGATTTCGGCAGAGGCAATATCTATATCGGAGGGGAGAATTACCGCAAGCTGATTCATGATCCCCAGGTATGGCATGCGGTCGGCAATACACTGCTCTACACCTTGCTGGTCGTGCCTGTCAGCATTGCAATCGCCATGCTGGTGGCCGTCCTGCTGAACGGTAAGCTCGCGGGCCGCTCGCTGTACCGCACGATCTATTTCATCCCGATGGTCGCCGCTCCTGCGGCAGTTACCATGGTATGGCGCTGGATGTATAACCAGCACTACGGCCTCATTAATTACGGGCTATCCAAGCTGGGCCTTCCGGCTGTCAACTGGACGACGGACCCGAGGGTAGCGATCTTATCCATCGCGGTGATCGGAATCTGGAGTGTCATCGGCTATAATATGGTGCTGCTGCTCGCCGGTCTGCAGGAGATCCCGAAGGACTACTACGAGGCCTCGGATATCGACGGAGCCAGCCGGGTGCGCCAATTTTTCGTGATCACTCTGCCGCTTGTAACGCCAACACTGTTCTTTGTTGTGGTGACCACGATTATCCAGGCCATGCAAGTGTTCGATGTCATCTATATGATGATCGATGTGAGTAACCCGGCCTATGATCATACAGTATCGCTTGTGTATCTCTTCTATAATAATTCGTTCAAGTACTCCAACAAGGGTTATGGCTCAGCGATTGTAATGGTGTTGCTCGCGCTGATCATGATCATCACCTTCTTCCAGATGCGAGCGCAAAAAAAATGGGTCAACTACATGTAG
- a CDS encoding ABC transporter substrate-binding protein, whose product MKKKSLATVLSILLAAVTLTACGSGNGNSNTSASPPAEATDAAAATQAASGEKVQLTYAIWDSNQEKGLRTIADEFESKNPDIKVDIEVTGWSDYWTMLEAGATGGSLPDVFWMHSNEIYRYANNGMLLDLTDRISKSEEVKLENYPEGLNQIYNLGGKQYAVPKDFDTIGLWYNKTLFDEAGVKYPDENWTWDDLHSAAKALTKDGVYGFLAPMHNQEGYYNFVYQNGGTIITADKKSGYDDPKTIEALDFYISFVRDGLSPEVYGDAERADLLKNGKAAMGLFGSWNLSGFTENEFMAKNFDVAVLPKKAAQASIYNGLGNAVDAKTKHPEEAWKFVEYLSSKTGQERQAELGVAISAYKGAADKWVDSNKTFNIKAFVDMVSYGVIRPYSNTTAVWEDKAYEALKPAFSGKVSVEEAARNAAKVMNESLAEEK is encoded by the coding sequence GTGAAGAAAAAAAGCTTAGCAACCGTATTGTCCATCCTGCTTGCAGCGGTCACCTTGACCGCTTGCGGCAGTGGCAACGGCAACAGCAATACATCGGCTTCACCACCGGCAGAGGCAACGGATGCCGCAGCGGCTACCCAGGCGGCAAGCGGCGAGAAGGTCCAATTGACCTACGCGATCTGGGATTCCAATCAAGAGAAGGGTCTGCGGACCATTGCCGATGAATTCGAGAGCAAGAACCCGGACATCAAGGTCGATATTGAGGTGACCGGCTGGTCCGATTATTGGACGATGCTGGAAGCGGGAGCCACCGGCGGCTCGCTGCCGGATGTCTTCTGGATGCATTCCAATGAGATCTACCGCTATGCGAATAACGGCATGCTGCTTGATCTGACAGACCGCATCAGTAAGAGCGAAGAAGTCAAGCTGGAGAATTACCCGGAAGGCCTGAACCAGATCTATAATCTGGGGGGCAAACAATATGCGGTTCCGAAGGATTTCGATACCATCGGACTGTGGTACAACAAGACGCTGTTTGACGAGGCGGGTGTGAAATACCCGGATGAGAACTGGACCTGGGATGATCTGCACAGCGCAGCGAAAGCGCTCACCAAGGACGGGGTATACGGCTTCCTCGCGCCGATGCACAACCAGGAGGGGTATTACAACTTCGTCTATCAGAACGGCGGCACCATTATTACAGCGGACAAGAAGTCAGGCTATGACGATCCTAAGACGATCGAAGCGCTGGATTTCTATATAAGCTTCGTACGTGACGGACTGTCCCCTGAGGTGTACGGAGATGCCGAGCGTGCCGATCTGCTGAAGAACGGCAAGGCGGCGATGGGCCTGTTCGGTTCATGGAACCTTAGCGGCTTCACAGAGAACGAGTTCATGGCGAAGAATTTCGATGTGGCCGTCCTGCCCAAGAAGGCTGCACAGGCCTCCATCTATAACGGCCTTGGCAATGCGGTTGACGCCAAGACGAAGCATCCGGAGGAAGCGTGGAAGTTCGTGGAATACTTAAGCTCCAAGACAGGTCAGGAGCGCCAGGCGGAGCTGGGTGTTGCCATCTCGGCGTACAAAGGTGCGGCTGACAAATGGGTGGATTCGAACAAGACCTTCAACATCAAGGCATTCGTTGACATGGTCAGCTATGGCGTAATCCGTCCGTATTCCAATACAACGGCTGTCTGGGAAGACAAGGCTTATGAAGCGCTGAAGCCGGCGTTCTCCGGCAAGGTGTCCGTAGAGGAAGCAGCCCGTAATGCAGCGAAGGTGATGAATGAGAGTCTCGCGGAAGAGAAATAA
- a CDS encoding response regulator transcription factor: protein MTYKVVLADDHYPVLEYLSTSIPWDTLGLELSACCSDGRQAWEACQLHQPDILLTDIGMPAMNGLELIQKAREMNPQLQTIILSCHGEFEYAQKAVKLNVAEYILKESLQIDQVIAVLTEAVARLEVKLKSRNHYLQMEKLVSQNHAAIRTRFIRMFVEQPVWDEAEWFGQAEAMGISLHKGTPYLPVLAVPERSYELERRFGGVVNLQFVMDNVLQEFLEIDGIIQFALTERQFILFIPLPHILVRNLYEEFRDNFRHVQRMAKLHLRMGISFFYGEATPSLIDIKKQIQALLDSQALRFYTAEGAVMKYAPVQTSGEDLFVHYSEILQQLRDCIQQEDSPQLAAKVREIKQYIGDQKYPVESVKSWLLKMVMELELKYVVMQNFVSNFNSERLQRSIQEFETLEQLMEWLEEFLKDKILMLSSMWKQNVRKEIAEAKRYVMNHIGEKVGMEEMAKRLGLNPTHFSRLFRLETGLTFIEYVTRVKMEQARDLLNQTNLTIVEIAEQLGYDNVSYFIKLFRNFSGMTPAEFRKSL from the coding sequence ATGACCTATAAAGTAGTACTGGCAGACGATCATTATCCGGTGCTGGAGTATTTAAGCACTTCGATTCCCTGGGACACCCTCGGCCTTGAACTATCGGCTTGCTGCTCGGACGGCAGACAGGCCTGGGAAGCCTGCCAGCTGCATCAGCCGGATATTCTGCTTACGGATATCGGCATGCCGGCGATGAATGGACTGGAGCTAATCCAGAAGGCGCGGGAGATGAACCCTCAGCTTCAGACGATTATCCTGTCCTGCCACGGGGAATTCGAATATGCCCAGAAGGCTGTGAAACTGAATGTGGCCGAATATATATTGAAGGAGAGTCTGCAGATCGATCAGGTGATTGCCGTATTGACGGAAGCGGTGGCCCGGCTGGAGGTGAAATTGAAATCCCGTAACCACTATCTCCAGATGGAGAAGCTGGTCAGCCAGAACCACGCCGCCATCCGGACCAGGTTCATCCGCATGTTCGTGGAGCAGCCGGTCTGGGATGAAGCCGAGTGGTTCGGACAAGCCGAAGCGATGGGCATCAGCCTGCACAAAGGCACCCCGTATCTGCCTGTACTGGCGGTCCCGGAGCGCTCCTATGAGCTGGAGAGGCGGTTCGGCGGAGTCGTGAACCTGCAATTCGTAATGGATAATGTGCTGCAGGAATTTCTGGAGATTGACGGCATTATCCAGTTCGCGCTGACGGAACGGCAGTTCATCCTGTTCATTCCTTTGCCGCATATCCTCGTCCGCAATCTTTATGAGGAGTTCCGTGATAACTTCCGGCATGTCCAGAGAATGGCGAAGCTGCATCTGCGGATGGGGATTTCCTTCTTTTACGGGGAGGCTACTCCAAGTCTGATCGATATCAAGAAGCAGATTCAGGCGCTGCTGGATTCCCAGGCCCTGCGCTTCTATACTGCCGAGGGAGCGGTTATGAAGTATGCACCTGTCCAGACCAGCGGCGAGGACCTGTTCGTGCATTATTCGGAGATCCTTCAGCAGCTAAGGGACTGCATTCAGCAGGAGGACAGCCCGCAGCTTGCGGCCAAGGTCAGGGAGATCAAGCAGTATATCGGGGACCAGAAGTATCCGGTGGAGAGTGTGAAGAGCTGGCTGCTCAAGATGGTGATGGAGCTGGAATTGAAATATGTCGTCATGCAGAACTTCGTCAGCAACTTCAACAGTGAGCGGCTCCAGCGCTCAATCCAGGAATTCGAAACGCTGGAGCAGCTTATGGAATGGCTGGAGGAATTCCTGAAGGATAAAATACTCATGCTAAGCTCCATGTGGAAGCAGAATGTCCGCAAAGAAATAGCCGAAGCCAAACGGTATGTGATGAATCATATAGGCGAGAAGGTCGGAATGGAGGAGATGGCGAAGCGTCTGGGCCTGAACCCCACCCATTTCAGCCGGTTATTCCGCCTGGAGACCGGGCTGACCTTCATCGAGTACGTGACCAGAGTGAAAATGGAGCAGGCCCGCGATCTCCTGAATCAGACGAATCTGACCATCGTGGAAATCGCGGAGCAGCTGGGTTATGACAACGTCAGCTACTTCATCAAGCTGTTCCGTAACTTCTCCGGCATGACTCCGGCGGAATTCCGCAAGTCGCTGTAG
- a CDS encoding sensor histidine kinase, translating into MKAPFTLKPSRRFVSVKNKMLFFFLLAILIPVVILFVTSYISSQQMLERKYTDLLADVTRQSNIRIEEFLEDTKQISLIASYGINSYISAVSQENYPVQNYLHDSSVTNELQATQLLMNYITMKDRAISIYVYNLVNGSDLYVAPNKPVDYTYNPREEDWFTEFLRSDDITRDLPTRLDLQTKADSNWTIYNLRKIFDMENGKLIGVMAVSVDIDFINRLNKRMEAGNRSAFTVTDDSGRIIFNNNYNLIGKPFRTLFPVREEELAAGSGRQIVRVSGKDYILIQSPFEEHNWKTYMYMPVEELAVEGDILKRNLWTIAVVLILFALASSVYMSNLITRPIKQLIRNMTLVEQGKFDNLPAVRSNDEIGVMASRFEQMSAELKQLVERIYVEQEQKVEAEIRALQAQISPHFLYNTLNSVKWIATMQQSEKIVEMTGALISMLRYTAKTDNRLVPIREELEHIGHYIIIQKVRYFNRIEFHSEVEETLAEQEIPKLSIQPLVENAIFHGIADQEDGLLSIEVRRAGNAELTITVRDNGAGISAEAAAKLRSRLGGAEDSGGIGVTNVHQRIRRLYGEPYGVSFESSPGQGAVFVITIPIRDRKGAY; encoded by the coding sequence TTGAAAGCTCCCTTCACCTTGAAGCCCAGCCGCCGTTTTGTGAGCGTGAAGAACAAAATGCTGTTCTTTTTCCTGCTGGCCATTCTGATTCCGGTTGTGATTCTGTTCGTTACCTCCTATATCTCCTCCCAGCAGATGCTTGAACGTAAATATACGGACCTGCTGGCCGATGTGACGAGACAGTCGAATATCCGCATCGAGGAATTCCTGGAGGACACGAAGCAGATTTCGCTTATCGCCAGCTACGGGATTAACAGCTACATCTCAGCCGTCTCGCAGGAGAACTACCCGGTACAGAACTATCTGCACGACAGCTCTGTGACGAACGAACTTCAGGCCACGCAATTGCTGATGAATTACATCACGATGAAGGACCGCGCCATCTCTATCTATGTCTACAATCTGGTGAATGGCAGCGACCTCTATGTGGCCCCGAACAAGCCTGTCGACTATACGTATAACCCCCGTGAGGAGGACTGGTTCACCGAATTCCTGCGTTCTGACGATATTACGCGCGATCTGCCGACCCGGCTGGACCTGCAGACCAAGGCGGACAGCAATTGGACGATTTACAATCTGCGTAAAATCTTCGATATGGAGAACGGCAAGCTGATCGGCGTAATGGCGGTAAGTGTAGACATAGATTTCATCAACCGGCTGAACAAGCGGATGGAGGCAGGCAACCGTTCGGCCTTCACCGTTACCGATGACAGCGGCAGGATTATATTCAACAACAATTATAACCTGATCGGCAAGCCGTTCAGGACACTTTTTCCGGTGCGTGAGGAAGAACTTGCCGCAGGTTCAGGCAGGCAGATTGTCCGTGTATCCGGCAAGGACTATATTCTGATCCAGTCGCCATTTGAGGAACATAACTGGAAGACTTATATGTATATGCCCGTGGAAGAGCTCGCGGTGGAAGGCGATATCCTGAAGCGGAATCTGTGGACGATTGCTGTCGTGCTTATCCTGTTCGCCCTGGCCAGCTCGGTGTACATGTCGAATCTGATCACCCGGCCGATCAAGCAGCTGATCCGCAATATGACGCTGGTGGAGCAAGGGAAATTCGATAATCTCCCGGCGGTCCGCTCGAATGATGAGATCGGTGTCATGGCCAGCCGGTTCGAGCAGATGTCCGCTGAACTCAAGCAGCTGGTGGAGCGGATCTACGTGGAGCAGGAGCAGAAGGTCGAGGCTGAAATTCGCGCGTTGCAGGCCCAGATCAGTCCGCATTTCCTGTACAATACGCTGAATTCAGTCAAATGGATCGCCACCATGCAGCAGTCGGAGAAGATTGTTGAGATGACCGGAGCGCTGATCTCTATGCTCCGTTATACTGCCAAGACGGACAATCGGCTGGTGCCGATCCGTGAGGAGCTGGAGCACATCGGCCATTATATAATCATTCAGAAGGTGCGGTATTTCAACCGGATCGAGTTCCATTCGGAAGTGGAGGAGACGCTTGCGGAGCAGGAGATTCCGAAGCTGAGCATCCAGCCGCTGGTCGAGAATGCGATCTTCCACGGAATTGCCGACCAGGAGGACGGGCTGCTGTCTATTGAGGTCCGGCGGGCCGGGAATGCTGAACTCACCATTACGGTCAGAGACAACGGTGCGGGCATCAGCGCTGAGGCGGCAGCGAAGCTGCGCAGCAGACTGGGCGGTGCAGAGGACAGCGGCGGCATCGGCGTTACCAATGTGCATCAGCGGATACGCCGGTTATACGGCGAGCCGTACGGGGTATCGTTCGAGAGCAGTCCGGGGCAGGGTGCGGTATTCGTGATCACAATTCCTATTCGGGACAGGAAGGGGGCTTATTGA
- a CDS encoding carbohydrate ABC transporter permease has protein sequence MAKHKQLNRILAHLVLLLGAAAMILPFVWMVLTSFKSVTESTSMNPFIFVPKTWRVENYLEVWRQNNFLILYWNTFAMMALRVLCAVMFSAMAAYAFARLRFPGRDFCFSLVLFQMMVPTQIFIIPQYLMVDALGMRNTIFALLFPGLVSAFGTFLLRQFFMGLPKELEEAAKIDGCNIGQTFARIMLPLVRSGLVALGIFTALFSFKDLMWPMIVNTSSDAATLSSALAKIQSAFAVDYPELMAASVLAIWPMLLIYILFQRQFIEGIATSGGKL, from the coding sequence ATGGCCAAACATAAACAACTTAACCGTATCTTAGCCCACCTTGTGCTGCTCCTGGGAGCAGCCGCGATGATTCTTCCGTTCGTCTGGATGGTGCTGACCTCGTTCAAGTCGGTTACGGAGTCCACCTCGATGAATCCCTTTATCTTTGTCCCCAAGACCTGGCGGGTGGAGAATTATCTGGAGGTATGGCGGCAGAATAACTTCCTGATCCTGTACTGGAATACGTTTGCGATGATGGCTCTGCGGGTGCTATGCGCGGTGATGTTCAGCGCGATGGCGGCGTATGCTTTTGCCAGACTAAGATTTCCGGGGCGTGACTTCTGCTTCAGTCTGGTGCTGTTCCAGATGATGGTGCCGACCCAGATCTTCATCATCCCGCAATATCTGATGGTCGATGCGCTGGGGATGCGCAATACGATCTTTGCCTTGCTGTTTCCAGGGCTGGTCAGTGCCTTCGGTACCTTCTTATTGAGACAATTCTTCATGGGCCTGCCTAAGGAGCTGGAGGAGGCGGCGAAGATCGACGGCTGCAATATCGGCCAGACCTTCGCCAGAATCATGCTCCCGCTGGTCCGCTCCGGTCTGGTGGCCCTCGGGATATTCACGGCCCTCTTCTCCTTCAAGGACCTGATGTGGCCGATGATCGTCAACACAAGCTCGGACGCTGCGACCCTCTCCTCGGCCCTGGCTAAGATTCAAAGCGCCTTCGCCGTGGACTACCCGGAGCTGATGGCGGCGTCCGTGCTGGCGATTTGGCCGATGCTGCTGATCTATATCCTGTTCCAGCGGCAATTTATCGAAGGGATTGCAACTTCGGGGGGCAAGCTCTGA
- a CDS encoding GNAT family N-acetyltransferase translates to MVNYRTAAPHEREEYIDLANLAFRFDFEILMPKAYDKSVDSSAMHKVAVDEQGRLRALVAVFPESLTVCDHTLRTGYLGTVSVHPRARGEGHMKALMNLWLEELRGTCDMVVLYGQRQRYEYFGFTLGGVKFKYTLAEANVRHGLRGVNDTGISFSPLFDMEGGAEFAYTLNTSRLAYVERNLEQLPLIFSTLCQKALGVLDQGKLIGYLVVNEAGDDIAEIALKRADDILRTIKAYMAYSSAGQITLHAPEYDIPLNKALGGIAEDFVTENSDMYHILDFANVLKAYLTLKYKTTGIIPGEFSAVMDGQPVTARVDEEGVSVERSAKPDAVVLSRQQAQALLLTQHSRYMALPAPAGWFPLPLFWYKIDKY, encoded by the coding sequence ATGGTTAACTACAGAACGGCAGCTCCGCACGAACGCGAGGAATACATAGATTTGGCCAACCTTGCCTTCCGCTTTGATTTTGAAATTCTGATGCCCAAGGCGTATGACAAGAGTGTAGATTCATCAGCGATGCATAAGGTTGCTGTGGACGAGCAAGGCAGGCTGCGTGCGCTGGTGGCTGTTTTTCCAGAGTCTCTGACGGTATGTGATCATACGCTGCGCACCGGCTATCTGGGTACGGTATCTGTTCATCCGCGTGCGCGAGGCGAAGGTCATATGAAAGCGCTTATGAACCTGTGGCTTGAAGAGCTGCGGGGTACCTGTGATATGGTTGTATTATATGGACAGCGGCAGAGATATGAGTATTTCGGCTTCACGCTTGGCGGTGTCAAGTTCAAATATACCTTGGCAGAGGCCAATGTCCGCCATGGCTTAAGAGGGGTGAATGACACCGGAATATCCTTCAGTCCGCTGTTTGACATGGAAGGTGGAGCAGAATTTGCATATACCCTGAACACCTCGCGGCTTGCTTATGTTGAACGTAACTTAGAGCAATTGCCGCTGATTTTCAGTACACTCTGTCAAAAGGCACTTGGCGTTCTGGATCAGGGCAAGCTGATCGGGTATCTGGTTGTCAACGAAGCGGGCGATGATATCGCTGAAATCGCGCTGAAGAGGGCGGATGACATTCTGCGGACGATCAAGGCCTATATGGCTTACAGCAGCGCAGGGCAGATAACGTTGCACGCGCCGGAATATGACATCCCGCTGAATAAGGCTCTTGGCGGCATTGCGGAAGACTTCGTGACCGAGAACTCGGATATGTATCATATTTTGGATTTCGCCAATGTCCTGAAGGCGTACCTCACGCTGAAGTATAAGACCACAGGCATTATCCCGGGAGAATTCTCCGCAGTCATGGACGGACAGCCGGTGACGGCGCGGGTGGACGAAGAGGGCGTGAGCGTCGAGCGGTCAGCCAAGCCGGATGCAGTTGTACTTAGCAGGCAGCAGGCCCAGGCCCTGCTGCTTACACAGCACAGCCGTTATATGGCCTTGCCTGCACCCGCAGGCTGGTTCCCGCTGCCTCTGTTCTGGTACAAGATTGATAAATACTGA
- a CDS encoding ABC transporter substrate-binding protein has translation MKKWRPGIGGSIVLLLLTIGGCDTRSSTDASLLSGGGGAADTREPVTLRYSSYLLDTAQAGKVYFDAIAEFEKLYPHIQIDADFIQNNNYTAGIKIRLLGGEKVDVFDTWSPSLFEEFRALRSDMYLDLTGADFLKEFYPNSLLPVTVGGRVYGAPEVMHSDGLLYNKTLFDSLGLEVPRTWDEFLALCVQLKQEGLIPVAMDAEWSTAQFFWGSIMSDNGADAAWTKKLESGEITIDDPVFVDAIQKHREIIDREFVPPNWKSLKHEQAKDLVGTGQAAMIITGTWDIPSIKERNPAQDIRFMMVPGSVRTVPNINVGTYRVISSRTEHPEEAKQFVAFMNGRATQEKLAAGALAVPSVISAPTDRSDSVSSIAAAVTREDATLYWPHTVSTESLQVKILEGVNQYLAGQPMETALANIQQAIDEAAAKRQQSE, from the coding sequence ATGAAGAAGTGGAGACCCGGTATCGGGGGCAGCATTGTTCTGCTGCTGCTCACGATTGGCGGCTGTGATACCCGGAGCAGTACAGACGCTTCCCTGCTGTCCGGCGGAGGCGGCGCGGCAGACACCCGCGAACCTGTCACCCTCCGGTACTCCAGCTATCTGCTGGATACGGCACAAGCAGGCAAAGTGTATTTTGACGCGATTGCCGAATTCGAGAAGCTGTATCCCCATATCCAGATCGATGCAGATTTCATCCAGAACAATAATTATACGGCGGGGATCAAGATCCGGCTGCTTGGCGGTGAGAAGGTGGATGTATTCGATACGTGGTCGCCCAGCCTGTTCGAGGAATTCCGCGCCCTGCGGAGCGATATGTACCTGGACCTGACCGGAGCCGATTTCCTCAAGGAATTCTACCCGAACTCCCTGCTGCCGGTTACGGTGGGCGGCCGGGTATACGGAGCGCCGGAGGTCATGCACAGTGACGGGCTGCTCTACAACAAAACCTTGTTCGACTCTCTCGGGCTGGAGGTTCCGCGCACCTGGGACGAGTTCCTTGCGCTCTGCGTGCAGCTGAAGCAGGAAGGGCTTATTCCGGTGGCAATGGATGCGGAGTGGTCCACGGCCCAGTTCTTCTGGGGGTCTATCATGTCGGATAACGGGGCGGATGCCGCCTGGACGAAGAAGCTGGAGAGCGGGGAGATCACTATCGATGATCCGGTATTCGTGGATGCCATCCAGAAGCACCGGGAGATTATCGACCGGGAGTTCGTGCCGCCGAACTGGAAGAGCCTGAAGCATGAGCAGGCCAAGGATCTGGTCGGCACAGGCCAGGCGGCCATGATTATTACCGGCACCTGGGACATCCCCAGCATCAAGGAGCGGAATCCGGCACAGGATATCCGGTTCATGATGGTGCCGGGCAGTGTGCGGACGGTGCCGAATATCAATGTCGGCACGTACCGGGTGATCAGCTCGCGGACGGAGCATCCCGAGGAGGCCAAGCAGTTCGTGGCATTCATGAACGGCAGGGCTACGCAGGAGAAGCTGGCCGCAGGCGCTCTGGCCGTGCCTTCGGTCATCTCGGCCCCTACGGACCGGAGCGATTCGGTCTCGTCCATTGCCGCTGCGGTAACGCGCGAGGACGCCACGCTCTATTGGCCGCATACAGTATCGACGGAGTCGCTCCAGGTGAAGATTCTGGAGGGCGTCAACCAGTATCTTGCCGGACAGCCCATGGAGACCGCACTGGCCAATATCCAGCAGGCGATTGATGAGGCTGCGGCCAAGCGGCAGCAATCAGAGTGA